One Hemitrygon akajei chromosome 30, sHemAka1.3, whole genome shotgun sequence genomic window, TCGAAGCATCACGGGAGACTGAAACATCCGGACAGCAGGTGCTGCTCGAGTCAGAAGAAGGTCCCTGTACTCGAGCGAAcccctccctctcgctctctttTGATGGTGAGTGAGAGTCTGTCAGTCCTCGAGTCAGAGGCTTTGCAGAAGTGATGTGGAAGATTGGAACATCAGAACAGCGTGTTGCTGGTCTCCACTCTTGTTTTTGCAGGAGCAACCTCTCTGTCCCTcgatggagagagagagcctgtctgagataccgaaGTACTGGGCTATGACTGTAGTTTTTGACAGGGTCTGGATCAAGGTCTCTTTATGGGGCTTTTGCTGTTGCGTACATCGTGGGGGCGGCGAGGGGGGTCCATGGTTCTGCTTGAACAAGTGGGGGGAAGGCAGAGGATCGATGCTTCTGCTGGTGTTTGTGTGATGAGAGTGGTGGGAGGTGGCTTCATGGTACTGATGTTTCTACCACTTATACTATGGGGTgccttgtttcatggatgtctgtgaagagtaagattttcaggttgtatactgtatccaTTCTCTGATATGAAACTGAACACACTTGATTTGAAGTGAGGCGCGTGGCCAaatggttaaggtgttggactagcaaTCTCAAGGTTGTGAGTTCAAGCCAAGGCAGCCCTTGAGCAAGGACTTAACCCAGTTcgcccagctgaaaatgggtactggcaaaatgtAATCTCATGATATACTGGTGTccaatccggggggggggggggggggggttctcataCTTTCAgttgcttcacgccacggaaacctgagatgagcctataaggctcggggcagactttaactttaacttaaTTTGATTTGAAGTCAAATGCGTTCATATATTTACACAATATCTAATTGTGGAAGTTTGTATATTCCTTCTATTTATTTTCTCAAAGGGAAGGTTCactcagttttttttattttaaccaTAACAGTGAGAAGCGTGCATGATCTGGAAGATTCCAAGCCAATAATTTGTCAAATAATTCTACTCATGGAGCAAACACTCCTCTACACAACTAAACTACTGGTTAATAAAGACCTAGATTTTTCTTTATAAAGCAGACATGACCGTGTTGATGCTTCTCTTTTCCATTCTCCCATGATTCACtgccctgtcctatcagattcctccttcttcagccctttacttcttccacctatcatcttccagcttctcacgtcacccccacccaccttccccctcacctgtcaccttctagctggtattccttccccttcccctcccagcttcttattctggcttcttcccccttcctttccagtcctaatgtaAGGACTTGGCCAGAAATGTTAACTATTcattcttctccacagatgccgcctgacctgctgggttcttccagcattatatgtgtgttactctggatctccagcttctgcaaaatctcttgtgcttGTTGTACTTTTATAGATTTTTATGGGTATATTTTTCTAAGTATTGAGGCTCATCTATTTATTAAGGGTTTCACATTTCTTTCTTGTATCAAACTTTCTTAAGTCAGTCTTTAATTCCTCCTGTTTTGTCAGGAAGAGCTTTGCATACATTTCTGTATTTGTTGTTTGACCCACCAATTTGAGCACCATTACCAATTTAATATCACACCAAAATGCCTTTGAAACAAGCAAAATTACACCACTAATGATGCTTAAATGGACAGTTTGAAAATACTTTCAGATGCCAAGGAATCAGGGGATTCGAGTAGAAAGCGGATACAGGGAACATAAGCCAATGAACAGCCCAAATCAGATTAACTGGTAGAACAAGTCCAAAGGGCCAAGTTACCTACTCCTGtccctatgtttctatgttgtagcAGATAAGGGGAAATAACAGCTTACAATTTTTCACAAATGTTAAAGCTGGCGTTCCAAAAGATGAAATTATATAGACTGTTTAAAAAAGATAACACATACAAAACTATGTTATGAGTATGGTGAAGGAGGAAATAGAATCTAGAATTAGAATTAGTATTCAATCTAGATTTTCAAATATCTGCTAGAGGTAAGCTAATGTCTATGGGTCAGGGATTATTTttagcaacgcacacacacacacaaaatgctggaggaactcagcaggtcaactttccacagatgccgcctggtctgctgagttccttcagtattttgtgtgtgttgcttggatttccagcatctgcagattttctcttgttaggaATTAATTCTAATTAGGTTAGGTTTAACTCCTTGTGTCCCAAGAGCAGGAACTGTGACTGGCCAGTACTTGCATTAGAAAAAAAACAGATGAATGGGAAATTCAAGAAGATCAAGTACTAATGGTGCAGAATGTTGGACACCTTATGAGAATAAAATCATAACTGGtttaaaatagttaaaataaattaatttaaggAATGGGGAGAGTAATAAAAATGTTTTAATAGACCATTGAGTCATTTTAACATGAATTCTAGGAATATAATCTCTTTACAAGGAGTAGGAGGTTAGATCTCCTTAAAATAATGTTTAATGTGGACTGTGACCAAACTGGAGGGAGTTACTATGATAATAATCCTTGTTTAGGTTGGACATGTTGGTAGCCACACATGACGTTAAAATGTTGCACTGGACTGTATCTTAATAACGGGGATAGAGTATCCTAGCATGGTAGCCTAGTGGTTATCACAATGCTTTACGGTagaggcgacctgggttcaattccggctgctgcctgtcaggagtttgtacattctccctgtgaccgtgtgggttgtCTCCGGATgcttcaatttcctcccacagtccaaagaggttaattaggctaggattacatCAAGGGACTGCTGTGTGTTGTGGCTTGAAGGGTCAGGAGagtctattccacactgtacctcaataaacaaaaatgaaaaatCAATAGGGTACTAGTTGAATTCAGCTTGAAAATATAGTCAGCACAACAGAATAAAGAAAAAAActgcattttattttattcttctaTTGAATATTATCTAAAGGAAAAATCAGTCTGTTCCTTTCTAACCACATCAATGATAGCAATATTTATTGGCTCAGCATATTTTAGTTTCTTTTATTACATCGTTCTCATCCAATTGGTCTAGATTATTATGTACCGGTAGTTCCTTTCTGAAAACAACTGACCCTTTCCCCCCTACTACCTCGGCATTTCCAAATATCAAAGAGCACCCCCGAACCTTCATGTCCCCCTTGATTATTTTGCCAATCTGCATTATTTTCTTTCACCTGGCATGTGTCCCTTCCACAAGGAAAACAGTTCTTCTCTCTGTCTTTTTCATTTTAGACATCTCTCGCTCTATCAGATTGTCTGCAGCTTTAACTGTCTCAAGGAGAAAACTCCAACTTTTCTAACTCATCCCCCACCGCTCATCTCTCAACCCTGGATTCATTTTagtgaatcccctctgcaccctctctgaagatTTTATATCTTCCCTTTGTTGGAACACCAGAACTAGATACTAGATTGTAATGTTTTATAAAGGTCTTTGCTCCTATATTCATGAAATCCCAGTATTATAAAAATCTCAAACACTTTCCCAGCCTGCTACATTAAACAAACAGAACACATATGAcaccacacaaaatgcttcaggaacttagcaggtcaggcagcatagaggggaataaacagttgatgttttgggccagttctgatgaaggatcttggcctgagaAGGGTCttcccctgcatagatgctgcctgacctgttgagtttgtcTCACATTTTCtgtcttgctctggatttccagcatctgcagaatctcttatgcttACAGCTCTGTTTTTGTTCTTCCCTAGTTGATTTGCCTTCCTCTCATTGTTCAAACCAAACTGCAGCATCTTGCATTGTTAAGTACTAAATTTCACTTGCCAGCCATCCCCTCATTCACCGTCCTGTCAAAGTTGTCGATTTAGAAACTTGCTCCCATCGTCTGCCTTCATAATGTGTCATATGTTGTCCTAGTGCAAAGCTAATAGTGTTTAATAGACTGGGTTGTTTCAGCATACAGAGTTTAATTGCACAGAGTTCTGGGGCTACCTTGAGTTACCCTCTGGGGTTACCTTCACCTATTGCTATTGGTGAAGAAAGAAAGTAGAAGCGGCAGATTACTCTAAATTTCCTGTCCCAAATCAGGAGCATCATCAAACTCACTTACTTACTTTTCTAATAATATATTTAGGTCTTTGATGCAGCAAACTTATCCAATGAACAAATGCCGGAAGAAGACAATAAGAAATACGTTTCTGCTAATCCTTGGTGAAGTTTAACATTGATATCCATTGGCAAAGCTTTTTCAATAATTACTCAGGATTCCCATTCCTGGGGAGAAGAGATCATGAGGATTGATTATAAGTCAAGGAAACTGTAAAGCTAGCATTCAGAAAATATACAAAATGAACTTGCATGTTGACCCAATAAGTTTTGATGTCACTGATGTGGTCAGAAAAGGAAAGATAATTGTGTCATTACTTAaataattcaaagtcaaagtaaatttattatcataaatttgttaccatatactaccctgagattcatttgcttggaaaataaagaaatacaatagaatttatgaaaaactacacataaacaaagactgagaagtaaccaatgtgcagaagaagacaaattgtgcaaattacaAATACTGAAACTTGCGTTGTAAAGAGTAATTGAaactgagtctgtaggttgtggaatcagttcagagttgagacgagtgaagttatccacactggttcaggagcctgatggctgtaagctaataactgttctggaacctggtggcgtgtgacctaaggctcctgtacctcctgcccgatggacCTGTGGAGAGCTAAGGTATTTTCTATTAATGACTGAGTTAGCTATTCAAGATGTATTTTTCCCTTGCCTACCTTATTGTGTATAGAATCAAAACCAGGAACATTGCAAGCTTGGTCAGTTCTGGTGGAGGGCAGTAAGCCCCCTCTTTGGCAGCCGAAGTAAGAAGGCGTGCATGGAGCCACTTCGGGGAAATCCAGCTCCCTCCCTTGTTGGTTTCCACTTGTCTTTTTGTATGTCATAGACTAGGGTCAGCATTCTGTTTACTGTAAAAACGTTATCACCTCTGATGGTTGCCGTGAAAAGTGCCCCTTTACTGTTGACATAATAGCCACACATGCTCATCCATTGTTGCCTGGTGAGGTTGAAGCAGTCGATGAAACACCTCAAGAAATCATCTGCTGGTCCGTTTCTCATGACGTACAGATTGTCCAAATGGGCCACCATGCAGTGACCGTAACTTTGCTGGCGTTTGAGTGTGGTTACAAGAAACCATTCATCCCTATGGATCTTGTATTCATAGATGTCGGTCGTGTCCATTGGAAGCCAAAGGCACACAAAAATCCTGCTCATTGCTCGTGTGCAGGCTATCCCCTCTCCAGGTCTGGGAAGATGTGCAGCGAAGGACCATGTCTTGGATGCCACATGGTACTTCTCCACAGCTGTGAGCACTGTATTCTTGTAGATTCCTCCAATGGCAAAGAGGCAGCCATCTTGCCCTGTCAATGTTAGGCTGTGACGTAGGTGTTGCATGCTGGGAAATTCACTCCAGCTGTTCCTTTCAGTATTGTAGCAAAAGTTAAGCTTTACGACCTGCTTGCTCAGTCCATCAACACCTCCAACTATATAGATATTATTGTCCACCACAGCAATGCCTGCGAGAGATGTGCTAGCTTTGTCAGGTAATGAGGTCAAAGTTCTCCAAGCATTCTCTGCTTCGTCCAAGTAGCAGATCGTTCTGGAATGGTCATCAAGATATTGAGAAGAGGGCGAATGAGTGGCCACAGCCACGAGTGTACTGGGAGACAGGGATTCGATGTAGTCCAACTGATCCTCAGGTAGAAAGCTCAAATCCTCCCTTACGTTAGAATAAATATCTCTAATAAACAGAGCAGATGCATGGAAGAGTTCAAAGAGCCCATACACTGCTGCTGTCTGGAGCATCACCAAGCAGTTCTTGGAGTTGATGATGTTGATAAGGTGTTCAGTCAGAGGCTTCACTTGGAGGAAGCCTGCACACTCAATGGCATCAGTGATCTCCTCGCTGTTCAGAATGGGGTGGTCCCCTTGCAGAACTCTCACCGTTAAAGCGAACCCACTGGCCGGCAGCTGCTGCAGGTGGATCTCCTCCATCGAGCACTCCCGCATGCCAGACTCAAAGAGAGCCCTGAAGTATTCGCTGCCCTCGATCAGTGTGCGCTTCTCCACGGTGAAGATCTCGGCCTCCACTCTCACTCGCACGGAACCCGCTGCCGGCAGCATGGTGCGGTCGAGCTGAGCAGCTCAGGTCTCCGACCAACAATCAGGGAGTTAGCAGCGACATTTAGAGCAGCAGTTAGAAGCCTTATCCGCACGAACACGCTTCCACCAGCAACAGAACCAAACACAAGCCTCAGTAACTTCCAGTTATTCGTTGTTTCTTTACAAGGCCTAACTGCGCTCACAGTCTCCGGGGTTAGACTATTAATATCTCAGCTGTGAAGAGCTGTCCTTGGCTGCAGATATTTTTAGGTGAAACCTGAGAACAGTGGACAAGGTTACAACCTGCATCTCTGCCAGCCCCCTTTAGAGCATCGAGTCAACTCTCTGTTGGATCTGAACTCCACATACAGAGATATATAAACtcatgaggggcacagacagGGTTAATGTTCACCGTGTTTACCTCAGTGTAAGGGCCTCTAAGGCCAAAGagcatagatttaagatgagagggaaaatatttGGAGGGGACTTGAGAGGAAAATGCTTCAGTCAGAAAGTGCTGGGTACATAGAattagctgccagaggaaggagaCGATgttggtacaattacaatgtttaaaagatgtCGAGCAGGGGCTCCCAGACCCCTCGgtgaatggtattggtccatgacacaaataaggttgggaacccctggtttagagggatatgggctgaaaaCAACTAAACAGAACTAATTCAGATAGACACTTTGAAGTACGGATGAGTTGGGCCAGAGAGCCTGTATTCATGCTGCTTAACTCTATGGCAATATTTCATTGGTTATATCACTGGCAGTGACTGTAACATTTTGTGTACATTTATAACCATTGTAAGGAAATCTAGGGTATGTTGCGTATGCTAAGATGACAGTGCTGGTCTTTTGAACAGAGGACATATCTGAAACTTGGCAGCTGAGCCCCTGAGGATGGTAACGTATGCCGCCGAGAAACTGCTTTTTTCAAGTATTAGTTTTGGATTCCAGTAcctagacagagacagagacagacagacagacacacacacacacacaagctctctctctccctccctccccccctttttCGTGTTTGTTGTTCCTTTCCGTACCTCGCAGCACATCAGCAGCAACATTGCCGATTCTTTAGCACTTTGTCtgatttttacgaggccgagttgctcaaaccagcatggatggaaactgcgcaaggagccggccagattcAAACCCTGGATTTGTCCCAGTGTGGATGCCGCTTTGCCACTGGCCAGCTTCTTTTATGTTTGAGAAACAAGTGAAATAAGACCAGAATTACACATTTCCCCCCCCGAACTCTTTATTACATTAAGTTTCCTGCTGAATGTGAGATGAAAACTCAAAATTAAGATGAACTTCTATAATCAGTGGCCAAACCACTTGTGGAACTTTGTCTTCACGTTCAGTCACCAATTACCAAGACAGAGTAAAGCTGCTGACCCACCAATATAAA contains:
- the kbtbd13a gene encoding kelch repeat and BTB domain-containing protein 13, encoding MLPAAGSVRVRVEAEIFTVEKRTLIEGSEYFRALFESGMRECSMEEIHLQQLPASGFALTVRVLQGDHPILNSEEITDAIECAGFLQVKPLTEHLINIINSKNCLVMLQTAAVYGLFELFHASALFIRDIYSNVREDLSFLPEDQLDYIESLSPSTLVAVATHSPSSQYLDDHSRTICYLDEAENAWRTLTSLPDKASTSLAGIAVVDNNIYIVGGVDGLSKQVVKLNFCYNTERNSWSEFPSMQHLRHSLTLTGQDGCLFAIGGIYKNTVLTAVEKYHVASKTWSFAAHLPRPGEGIACTRAMSRIFVCLWLPMDTTDIYEYKIHRDEWFLVTTLKRQQSYGHCMVAHLDNLYVMRNGPADDFLRCFIDCFNLTRQQWMSMCGYYVNSKGALFTATIRGDNVFTVNRMLTLVYDIQKDKWKPTREGAGFPRSGSMHAFLLRLPKRGLTALHQN